Genomic segment of Aliarcobacter trophiarum LMG 25534:
AGCTTAAAATTAATCCAGAACAAGCTCAAGTTTTTACTCCAACACCAGGAACTTATTCTGCTGTTATGTACTATACAGAGCTAGACCCATTTACAAAAAAGAAAATTTTTGTTGAAAAAGATACTTTAAAAAAAGAGAGACAAAAAGAGATTGTTGTAGCAAAAAAGAGTTTTTGTAAATCAAAAACTAGTTTTGGGATGCAGGGTTAAAAGAAGATTTTATATCTTCTTTTAACTATTTAAGATAGAGCTTTAAACATATCTTGTGTTACAAGTGATACATCTTTTGTACCATCAAGTTCAATAAAAATGCCTTTTTCTTTGTAATAATTTATTAAAGGTGTTGTTTGTGTATGGTAAGCTTCAAGTCTGCTTTTTACAGTTTGAGCATTATCATCTTTTCTAATCATTAAATCACTCTCACAGTAATCACAAATATCCTCTTTTTTAGATGGATTAAACTCTACATGGAAAGATGCTCCACATTTTGAACAAACTCTTCTTCCTGTAATTCTTCCAACTATCAATTCATCAGGAACATTTAAAGAGATAACTTTATCTAAAGAGATATTTAAATCTTTTAATAGACCATTTAAAGCTTCAGCTTGAGCCAATGTTCTTGGAAAACCATCAAGAATAAATCCATTTTTACAGTCAGCTTCTGCTAATCTATCTTTGATAATACCAATAGTTATCTCATCTGGAACTAATTTTCCTTCATCCATAAATTTTTTTGCTTCCATACCCATATCTGTTTTGTCAGCAATTGCAGCTCTAAACATATCTCCAGTTGAGATTTGTGGAATATTATATTTTTCAATTAGAAACTTTGCTTGAGTTCCTTTTCCAGCACCAGGTGCTCCAAATAGCATTAAGTTCATATTTTATCCTTAAAAATTTTGGCTATATTGTAGTAAAAAAGCTTTTAATAGTTGATAAGTTTTTTAACTTACATTATGCTTTTAAATTGTTTTTGATACAATAAAAGATTAAATCTTAAGAGGAAAATGAATTGAAAAAACTATTTTTAATAATTGGTGCTCCTGGAAGTGGCAAAACTACAAATGCTGAATTAATAGCAAAAAAATATGAAAACATAACTCACTATAGTACAGGAGATATGTTAAGAGCAGAAGTTGCTACTAAAAGTGAAACTGGAAAAGAGATAGAAAATTATATAAATAATGGTTTAATAGTACCTATAAACATAGCTATCAAAACAATAATAAATGCTATAAAAAATGCTCCAACAAACAATATTATAATAGATGGTTATCCACGAAGCTTAGAGCAACTAAATGCTTTGGATGAGTATTTAAAAATAGAAGATGAACTAGAACTTAAAGCTTGTATAGAAGTTGTAGTAAGCCAAAATACTGCGAAAGATAGGGTGCTTGGAAGAAATAGGGGAGATGATGATAAAATAGAGGTTTTTAATAATCGAATGAACGTATATTTAGAACCTTTAAAAGCTATTCAAGATTTTTATGAAGAGAAAAAGCTTTTGAAAAAAATAGATGGTGAGAGAACTATTGAAAAAATTGTAGAAGATATAGATAGTTTTATTAAGTCAAAAATTTAAGATGAATGAAATAAACTTTTATAGTGTTATTATTGGAACAGAGCTTTTAAATGGAAGAAGAGTTGATAAGCATTTTGCTTTTTTAAATAGTGAGCTAATAAAAAGAGGGTGGGAACATAAAGGCTCTTTTATTATAGCTGATGATGTAAATCTTATAGAAAATATTTTTAATATTATAAAAGCTGATAAAAACTCTGTAATGTTTTGTTTTGGTGGAATTGGAGCAACACCAGATGATTTTACTAGAGAGATAGCTGCAAAAGTTTTTACAAACACTATTTTAGAAGAGCATAAAGAAGCGAAAAAAAGAATAATAGAAGAGTTTAAAGAGGATGCTTATCCTTTTAGGGTAAATATGGCAAATCTACCAAAAGATGCAAAGCTTCTTAAAAATGTTGTAAATAATGTAGCTGGTTTTTATCTAGAAGATAGATTCTTTTTTACTCCAGGATTTCCTTCTATGAGTCAAAGCATGGTACTTGAAGCTTTGGATAAATTATATCCTAAAAATAGTAATCAAAAATATAGAAAAACAGTAACTATAAAAACTAGCGAAAATAACTTAATACCAATTATGCAGAAAATTCCAAAAGAGATAGATTTTTCATCTTTGCCAAAAATTATAGGAGAAGAAAGAAGAGTAGTCATAAGTCTAGCTGGATACGATAAAGAAGCAGTAAGTAAATATTTTGAACTATTTATTGATTATTGTATAGAGTTTAAAAAAGAGTATATACTAGAAGATCTTTGAGAGATTAGAATTTACTTTTTTAGTTATTTAGAATTTCATCCAAAAAGCACCCATTCCCATAAGGCTGTTTTGAGTAGTAGAGTTTTGAGTGACAAACAATCAAAGCATGAAACTCTTGATAAACTAATATTAGCTCATCTTCTTCTTTTATCTTTTTTTTTATCTCTTTTTCAAAAAGTTTTTTGATATCTATATATTTTGCTTTTTCATCTACTATTTTATAGTTTACTAATAGTCTTTTTGTGTAAGCATCTACTTTAAAATGTGGTTGTTTAAAACCATATAAAAGCATACTATCTGCTGTCTCCTCACCAACTCCTTTTATATTTAAAAGCTCTTCACGACTTGGAACTCTTCCATTTAATTTTTCAAAAAAATCTATAAAATTAAGCACATATTGTGATTTTTGGTTGCTATAACCTGATGGTTTTATAAGCTCTTTTAACTTATCCAAAGGCATTTTTTTTATCTTTTTATAATCCAAAAAATTGGATTCTTTTAAATTTGTTAAGCTTTGAACAACTTGTTTGAAGCTTCTGTTTTGAGTTAAAATTGAAGCTAAACATACTTCAAAAATTTGATTTTCATTTTTTGGATATGAGTAGTCAAGTTTGTGATAGTAGTTAGGAACTTCCATAAATGGCCACCAACCTTGTGGACCATAAACATCATAAAGCTTATTGTAAATCTTAAATAAATTATTCATCCTCTTTATCCTTTTTTAAAGCTTCAAATGCAAGTAAGCTCTCTTTTCTTTCAATTCCCCATCTATAACCACTTATGGCTCCACTTTTTGAGATTACTCTATGACAAGGAATTAAGTAGCCTATATGATTTTTACCTATTGCATTTGCAATAGCTCTTACTGATTTTGGTTTATCTAGAATATTTGCAATATCACTATATGTTGTAATCTCTCCATTTGGGATATTTATAAGTGCTTTCCAAACATTTATTTGAAGATTAGTGCCTTTTACAAAAAGTGGGTATTTTCTGTTTTTTATAAAGATATTTTCCAAATATTCATATGCAAGTTTTTGATTAAAAACTAAATTTGCATTTTCCCATAGCTCATTAAATCTTTGAAAAACATCTTCTTTATTATTGTCGTAAAAACCTAAATAGCAAACTCCTTTTGAAGTAAATCCAATAAGAGCATTACCAAAAGGAGTTTTCCCAAAGCCATAGGTTATCTTTACATCTCTTCCTTTCTCTTTCCACTCTTTAGGAGTAACTCCTATTAAATTTACAAAAAGTTCATGAAGCCTACTTGTACTAGATAATCCAATATCCAAACTACTATCAAGAATAGATTTAGACTCTTTTATATGTTCTTTGGCATAATTTAGAGTAATACTATGTAAAAACTGTTTTGGAGTAAGACCTACATACTCTTTGAATACTCTTATAAAGTGGTATTTACTCATACCACTATATTTTGCTATTTCATCAATACTAGGATGAGATTTAAAGTTCTCATCTATATATTTTATAGCTTTTTCTATCTGTTTATAAGTAGTATCAACTAAGCTCAATCCTACTTCCTTTTACTATTTAATAAGTTGATTTAGAATAGATAACAAAGTTATTAGCTAATTTTTCAAGATCTTTGTTAATTTTAGCATGTAAATTTGTATCTTCTATGTTATCTAAAACATCACAAATTTTATTTGCGATATATTTAAACTCCTCTTCTTTCATTCCACGTGCTGTTAATGCAGGGCTTCCAATTCTAATACCACTTGTTACAAAAGGGCTTCTAGTTTCTCCAGGAACAGTATTTTTATTTACAGTAATTCCAGCATTACCTAATGCAGCATCTGCATCTTTACCTGAGAAAGGTTTATTTAAGAATGATACTAAAACAAGATGATTATCAGTTCCACCACTTACAAGTTCATAACCTCTACTTACAAGAACTTCACCTAATACTTTTGCATTTGCTTTAACTTGAACAGCATAATCTTTCCATTTTGGATCTAGTATCTCTTTAAAGGCAACAGCTTTTGCAGCAATTACATGCATAAGAGGACCACCTTGAAGTCCTGGGAATATTGCACTATTTATTTTTTTAGCAATATCTTCATCATTTGTCATAATAACTCCACCTCTAGGACCTCTTAGAGTTTTATGAGTAGTTGTTGTAACAACATCTGCATAAGGGAAAGGGCTCATATGTTCACCAGCAGCAACTAAACCAGCAATATGTGCAATATCAGCAAATAGAATAGCACCAACTTTGTTTGCTATATCTTTAAATCTTTTAAAATCAATCTCTCTTGCATAAGCACTAGCTCCACAAACAATGATTTTTGGCATAACAGTTTTTGCTATCTCTTCTACTTTATCATAATTTATTCTTCCAT
This window contains:
- a CDS encoding competence/damage-inducible protein A, whose protein sequence is MNEINFYSVIIGTELLNGRRVDKHFAFLNSELIKRGWEHKGSFIIADDVNLIENIFNIIKADKNSVMFCFGGIGATPDDFTREIAAKVFTNTILEEHKEAKKRIIEEFKEDAYPFRVNMANLPKDAKLLKNVVNNVAGFYLEDRFFFTPGFPSMSQSMVLEALDKLYPKNSNQKYRKTVTIKTSENNLIPIMQKIPKEIDFSSLPKIIGEERRVVISLAGYDKEAVSKYFELFIDYCIEFKKEYILEDL
- a CDS encoding bifunctional helix-turn-helix domain-containing protein/methylated-DNA--[protein]-cysteine S-methyltransferase, with the translated sequence MSLVDTTYKQIEKAIKYIDENFKSHPSIDEIAKYSGMSKYHFIRVFKEYVGLTPKQFLHSITLNYAKEHIKESKSILDSSLDIGLSSTSRLHELFVNLIGVTPKEWKEKGRDVKITYGFGKTPFGNALIGFTSKGVCYLGFYDNNKEDVFQRFNELWENANLVFNQKLAYEYLENIFIKNRKYPLFVKGTNLQINVWKALINIPNGEITTYSDIANILDKPKSVRAIANAIGKNHIGYLIPCHRVISKSGAISGYRWGIERKESLLAFEALKKDKEDE
- a CDS encoding serine hydroxymethyltransferase — its product is MSYIENDRLEIADKEVFEIVEAELARQTNHLEMIASENFTSPAVMEAMGSVFTNKYAEGYPYKRYYGGCEQADKVEQLAIDRVCKIFDCKFANVQPHSGSQANGAVYAALLKAGDKILGMDLSHGGHLTHGSKPSFSGQNYSAFYYGVELDGRINYDKVEEIAKTVMPKIIVCGASAYAREIDFKRFKDIANKVGAILFADIAHIAGLVAAGEHMSPFPYADVVTTTTHKTLRGPRGGVIMTNDEDIAKKINSAIFPGLQGGPLMHVIAAKAVAFKEILDPKWKDYAVQVKANAKVLGEVLVSRGYELVSGGTDNHLVLVSFLNKPFSGKDADAALGNAGITVNKNTVPGETRSPFVTSGIRIGSPALTARGMKEEEFKYIANKICDVLDNIEDTNLHAKINKDLEKLANNFVIYSKSTY
- a CDS encoding adenylate kinase: MKKLFLIIGAPGSGKTTNAELIAKKYENITHYSTGDMLRAEVATKSETGKEIENYINNGLIVPINIAIKTIINAIKNAPTNNIIIDGYPRSLEQLNALDEYLKIEDELELKACIEVVVSQNTAKDRVLGRNRGDDDKIEVFNNRMNVYLEPLKAIQDFYEEKKLLKKIDGERTIEKIVEDIDSFIKSKI
- a CDS encoding adenylate kinase yields the protein MNLMLFGAPGAGKGTQAKFLIEKYNIPQISTGDMFRAAIADKTDMGMEAKKFMDEGKLVPDEITIGIIKDRLAEADCKNGFILDGFPRTLAQAEALNGLLKDLNISLDKVISLNVPDELIVGRITGRRVCSKCGASFHVEFNPSKKEDICDYCESDLMIRKDDNAQTVKSRLEAYHTQTTPLINYYKEKGIFIELDGTKDVSLVTQDMFKALS
- a CDS encoding endonuclease III domain-containing protein is translated as MNNLFKIYNKLYDVYGPQGWWPFMEVPNYYHKLDYSYPKNENQIFEVCLASILTQNRSFKQVVQSLTNLKESNFLDYKKIKKMPLDKLKELIKPSGYSNQKSQYVLNFIDFFEKLNGRVPSREELLNIKGVGEETADSMLLYGFKQPHFKVDAYTKRLLVNYKIVDEKAKYIDIKKLFEKEIKKKIKEEDELILVYQEFHALIVCHSKLYYSKQPYGNGCFLDEILNN